A genomic segment from Nocardiopsis sp. Huas11 encodes:
- a CDS encoding Uma2 family endonuclease, giving the protein MTVLEHHSPRSPAEKLSVEQFEIIAQAAAREDVTLEYLNGKMEIRTVPDSDHNAILMWLTRQVMAQRADLDLNVTGQGLKVGSCRKGRARPDGILAPVGHFAGQGEWADPRGVLAVVEVTSWDSDTNSRDRVEKARAYAACDIGTYLLIDRDDDTVTVHSEPTGSRYRNIAKLGYGHSVEIPGVGVTLNTDGLKRYGH; this is encoded by the coding sequence ATGACCGTGCTCGAACACCACTCGCCGAGATCCCCTGCCGAGAAGCTGAGCGTCGAACAGTTCGAGATCATCGCCCAGGCCGCTGCCCGCGAGGATGTCACCCTCGAATACCTCAACGGCAAGATGGAGATCCGGACCGTGCCCGACAGCGATCACAACGCGATTCTCATGTGGTTGACGCGCCAGGTCATGGCCCAACGGGCGGACCTGGACCTGAACGTCACCGGCCAGGGCCTGAAGGTGGGCTCCTGTCGCAAGGGACGTGCACGCCCGGACGGCATCCTCGCACCTGTCGGCCACTTCGCCGGGCAGGGTGAATGGGCCGATCCCCGGGGGGTCCTGGCGGTCGTCGAAGTCACGTCGTGGGACTCCGACACCAACTCCCGTGACCGGGTCGAGAAGGCGCGGGCCTACGCCGCCTGCGACATCGGCACTTATCTCCTCATCGACCGCGACGACGACACTGTCACCGTCCACAGCGAGCCCACGGGCAGCCGGTACCGCAACATCGCCAAGCTCGGGTACGGGCACTCGGTCGAGATTCCCGGGGTGGGGGTCACGTTGAACACCGACGGCCTCAAGCGTTACGGCCACTGA